DNA from Luteolibacter yonseiensis:
ACCGGCTCAAGAAGCTGCTGGATTCGAATCCCCAGGGCTGATCGGGACACCCTGGTTTTCCGGGTGCCGGTCAGACGATGCCCCGTTTTTTCAAAAAGGGCACGAGTTCATCCACCCCGAAATCCGCGAGGACCTCGCCATGCCAATCCATGGTCGGGGCCTTGCTCTGGCCGGAGAGCGCCACCATTTCCTGCATGGCCTCGCGATCGCCGGAGACGTTGAAGGTCTGGACCTCGATTTTCTTGCTGTCGAGATACTCGACGACTTCGTCACACCACGGGCAACCGCGTTTGATGTAGAGGATGGGAAGGTTCATGATCAGTGGGTTTGGGAAACGGGAAAGGATCGGAGAGGGCGTGAATTCCGCCGGATATGGCACCTTGGGCGCATGTTGAACTTGGTCCTTGGTCGCCGGTTTGGCAACTGTTAGACAGAATTGTTTAGCAATACCCTCTTTTTATCTTAAAAACCCAACCGATGTCGCACCATCCGTTTTTCTCACTGTTTGAAGATCCGGCCCACTGGCAGGTGTTCGCGTCCGGCCAGTCGGAAGGCAGGCTCTCACGATGTGAAGGGGCGGATGGCGGTTGCGGCCTGCGTTTGGAGTATGATTTCCATGGCGGCGGTGGTTTCGTCGTATTGAGACGGGAGGTCCGGTTTTGCCTGCCGGGCACGTTTGAAATCGGTTTCCTCGTACGGGGTG
Protein-coding regions in this window:
- a CDS encoding glutaredoxin family protein, which encodes MNLPILYIKRGCPWCDEVVEYLDSKKIEVQTFNVSGDREAMQEMVALSGQSKAPTMDWHGEVLADFGVDELVPFLKKRGIV